In one Mauremys mutica isolate MM-2020 ecotype Southern chromosome 3, ASM2049712v1, whole genome shotgun sequence genomic region, the following are encoded:
- the TBXT gene encoding T-box transcription factor T isoform X2, which produces MSSPGTESSGKSLQYRVDHLLSAVENELQAGSEKGDPTERELRVTLEENELWLRFKELTNEMIVTKNGRRMFPVLKVSVSGLDPNAMYSFLLDFVAADNHRWKYVNGEWVPGGKPEPQAPSCVYIHPDSPNFGAHWMKAPVSFSKVKLTNKLNGGGQIMLNSLHKYEPRIHIVRVGGPQRMITSHSFPETQFIAVTAYQNEEITALKIKYNPFAKAFLDAKERSDHKDMMDEVGDNQQSGYSQLGGWLIPGTGSLCPPSNPHAQFGAPLSLSSAHSCERFSSLRNHRSAPYPNPYAHRNNSPTYADNSSACLSMLQSHDNWSSLGVPTHTSMLPMSHSTGTSTSSSQYPNLWSVNNSTITPVSQSGGMANGLSSQFLRGSTAHYPPLPHSVTASSSGSPLYDAGTPTDISDSQYDTSAHNRLASTWTPVTPPSM; this is translated from the exons atgagTTCTCCCGGCACAGAGAGCTCCGGCAAGAGCTTGCAGTACCGGGTGGACCATCTCCTGAGCGCGGTGGAAAACGAGCTGCAGGCTGGCAGCGAGAAGGGGGACCCCACTGAGCGGGAGCTGCGAGTCACTCTGGAGGAGAATGAGCTGTGGCTGCGCTTCAAGGAGCTCACCAACGAGATGATCGTGACCAAGAACGGCAG GCGGATGTTCCCCGTGCTGAAGGTGAGCGTGTCCGGCCTGGACCCCAACGCCATGTACTCCTTCCTGCTGGACTTCGTGGCCGCCGACAACCACCGCTGGAAGTACGTGAACGGGGAGTGGGTCCCCGGGGGCAAACCCGAGCCGCAGGCCCCGAGCTGCGTCTACATCCACCCGGACTCGCCCAACTTCGGAGCGCACTGGATGAAGGCGCCGGTTTCCTTCAGCAAAGTCAAACTCACCAACAAGCTCAATGGAGGGGGGCAG ATCATGTTGAACTCCTTGCACAAGTATGAGCCTAGGATTCATATAGTGAGAGTTGGTGGCCCTCAGCGTATGATAACCAGCCATTCCTTCCCAGAGACCCAGTTTATAGCTGTGACAGCTTATCAGAATGAGGAG atcacagctttaaaaattaaatacaatCCGTTTGCAAAGGCTTTCCTTGATGCAAAAGAAAG AAGTGATCACAAAGATATGATGGATGAAGTTGGAGACAATCAACAGTCTGGGTATTCACAGT TAGGTGGCTGGCTTATTCCTGGAACTGGGAGTCTGTGCCCCCCCTCCAATCCTCATGCTCAATTTGGAGCACCTCTATCACTGTCCTCTGCTCACAGCTGTGAAAGATTCTCATCGCTGAGGAATCACCGTTCTGCCCCTTACCCCAATCCATATGCCCATAGAAACAACTCTCCAA CCTATGCTGATAATTCCTCGGCCTGTCTTTCCATGCTCCAATCCCATGACAACTGGTCCAGTCTAGGAGTTCCCACACACACTAGTATGCTGCCCATGAGTCACAGCACTGGCACATCTACCAGCTCCAG TCAGTATCCCAACTTGTGGTCTGTGAATAACAGCACCATCACACCCGTGTCTCAGTCAGGTGGGATGGCCAATGGACTGAGCTCCCAGTTTTTGCGAGGCTCTACAGCACACTATCCACCCCTTCCTCACTCTGTCACTGCCTCCTCCTCGGGATCTCCACTGTATGACGCTGGCACACCAACAGACATTTCTGACAGTCAGTATGATACCTCTGCACATAATAGGCTGGCATCCACATGGACTCCTGTCACACCACCTTCCATGTAA
- the TBXT gene encoding T-box transcription factor T isoform X1 has protein sequence MSSPGTESSGKSLQYRVDHLLSAVENELQAGSEKGDPTERELRVTLEENELWLRFKELTNEMIVTKNGRRMFPVLKVSVSGLDPNAMYSFLLDFVAADNHRWKYVNGEWVPGGKPEPQAPSCVYIHPDSPNFGAHWMKAPVSFSKVKLTNKLNGGGQIMLNSLHKYEPRIHIVRVGGPQRMITSHSFPETQFIAVTAYQNEEITALKIKYNPFAKAFLDAKERSDHKDMMDEVGDNQQSGYSQLGGWLIPGTGSLCPPSNPHAQFGAPLSLSSAHSCERFSSLRNHRSAPYPNPYAHRNNSPTAYADNSSACLSMLQSHDNWSSLGVPTHTSMLPMSHSTGTSTSSSQYPNLWSVNNSTITPVSQSGGMANGLSSQFLRGSTAHYPPLPHSVTASSSGSPLYDAGTPTDISDSQYDTSAHNRLASTWTPVTPPSM, from the exons atgagTTCTCCCGGCACAGAGAGCTCCGGCAAGAGCTTGCAGTACCGGGTGGACCATCTCCTGAGCGCGGTGGAAAACGAGCTGCAGGCTGGCAGCGAGAAGGGGGACCCCACTGAGCGGGAGCTGCGAGTCACTCTGGAGGAGAATGAGCTGTGGCTGCGCTTCAAGGAGCTCACCAACGAGATGATCGTGACCAAGAACGGCAG GCGGATGTTCCCCGTGCTGAAGGTGAGCGTGTCCGGCCTGGACCCCAACGCCATGTACTCCTTCCTGCTGGACTTCGTGGCCGCCGACAACCACCGCTGGAAGTACGTGAACGGGGAGTGGGTCCCCGGGGGCAAACCCGAGCCGCAGGCCCCGAGCTGCGTCTACATCCACCCGGACTCGCCCAACTTCGGAGCGCACTGGATGAAGGCGCCGGTTTCCTTCAGCAAAGTCAAACTCACCAACAAGCTCAATGGAGGGGGGCAG ATCATGTTGAACTCCTTGCACAAGTATGAGCCTAGGATTCATATAGTGAGAGTTGGTGGCCCTCAGCGTATGATAACCAGCCATTCCTTCCCAGAGACCCAGTTTATAGCTGTGACAGCTTATCAGAATGAGGAG atcacagctttaaaaattaaatacaatCCGTTTGCAAAGGCTTTCCTTGATGCAAAAGAAAG AAGTGATCACAAAGATATGATGGATGAAGTTGGAGACAATCAACAGTCTGGGTATTCACAGT TAGGTGGCTGGCTTATTCCTGGAACTGGGAGTCTGTGCCCCCCCTCCAATCCTCATGCTCAATTTGGAGCACCTCTATCACTGTCCTCTGCTCACAGCTGTGAAAGATTCTCATCGCTGAGGAATCACCGTTCTGCCCCTTACCCCAATCCATATGCCCATAGAAACAACTCTCCAA CAGCCTATGCTGATAATTCCTCGGCCTGTCTTTCCATGCTCCAATCCCATGACAACTGGTCCAGTCTAGGAGTTCCCACACACACTAGTATGCTGCCCATGAGTCACAGCACTGGCACATCTACCAGCTCCAG TCAGTATCCCAACTTGTGGTCTGTGAATAACAGCACCATCACACCCGTGTCTCAGTCAGGTGGGATGGCCAATGGACTGAGCTCCCAGTTTTTGCGAGGCTCTACAGCACACTATCCACCCCTTCCTCACTCTGTCACTGCCTCCTCCTCGGGATCTCCACTGTATGACGCTGGCACACCAACAGACATTTCTGACAGTCAGTATGATACCTCTGCACATAATAGGCTGGCATCCACATGGACTCCTGTCACACCACCTTCCATGTAA
- the TBXT gene encoding T-box transcription factor T isoform X3 gives MSSPGTESSGKSLQYRVDHLLSAVENELQAGSEKGDPTERELRVTLEENELWLRFKELTNEMIVTKNGRRMFPVLKVSVSGLDPNAMYSFLLDFVAADNHRWKYVNGEWVPGGKPEPQAPSCVYIHPDSPNFGAHWMKAPVSFSKVKLTNKLNGGGQIMLNSLHKYEPRIHIVRVGGPQRMITSHSFPETQFIAVTAYQNEEITALKIKYNPFAKAFLDAKESDHKDMMDEVGDNQQSGYSQLGGWLIPGTGSLCPPSNPHAQFGAPLSLSSAHSCERFSSLRNHRSAPYPNPYAHRNNSPTAYADNSSACLSMLQSHDNWSSLGVPTHTSMLPMSHSTGTSTSSSQYPNLWSVNNSTITPVSQSGGMANGLSSQFLRGSTAHYPPLPHSVTASSSGSPLYDAGTPTDISDSQYDTSAHNRLASTWTPVTPPSM, from the exons atgagTTCTCCCGGCACAGAGAGCTCCGGCAAGAGCTTGCAGTACCGGGTGGACCATCTCCTGAGCGCGGTGGAAAACGAGCTGCAGGCTGGCAGCGAGAAGGGGGACCCCACTGAGCGGGAGCTGCGAGTCACTCTGGAGGAGAATGAGCTGTGGCTGCGCTTCAAGGAGCTCACCAACGAGATGATCGTGACCAAGAACGGCAG GCGGATGTTCCCCGTGCTGAAGGTGAGCGTGTCCGGCCTGGACCCCAACGCCATGTACTCCTTCCTGCTGGACTTCGTGGCCGCCGACAACCACCGCTGGAAGTACGTGAACGGGGAGTGGGTCCCCGGGGGCAAACCCGAGCCGCAGGCCCCGAGCTGCGTCTACATCCACCCGGACTCGCCCAACTTCGGAGCGCACTGGATGAAGGCGCCGGTTTCCTTCAGCAAAGTCAAACTCACCAACAAGCTCAATGGAGGGGGGCAG ATCATGTTGAACTCCTTGCACAAGTATGAGCCTAGGATTCATATAGTGAGAGTTGGTGGCCCTCAGCGTATGATAACCAGCCATTCCTTCCCAGAGACCCAGTTTATAGCTGTGACAGCTTATCAGAATGAGGAG atcacagctttaaaaattaaatacaatCCGTTTGCAAAGGCTTTCCTTGATGCAAAAGAAAG TGATCACAAAGATATGATGGATGAAGTTGGAGACAATCAACAGTCTGGGTATTCACAGT TAGGTGGCTGGCTTATTCCTGGAACTGGGAGTCTGTGCCCCCCCTCCAATCCTCATGCTCAATTTGGAGCACCTCTATCACTGTCCTCTGCTCACAGCTGTGAAAGATTCTCATCGCTGAGGAATCACCGTTCTGCCCCTTACCCCAATCCATATGCCCATAGAAACAACTCTCCAA CAGCCTATGCTGATAATTCCTCGGCCTGTCTTTCCATGCTCCAATCCCATGACAACTGGTCCAGTCTAGGAGTTCCCACACACACTAGTATGCTGCCCATGAGTCACAGCACTGGCACATCTACCAGCTCCAG TCAGTATCCCAACTTGTGGTCTGTGAATAACAGCACCATCACACCCGTGTCTCAGTCAGGTGGGATGGCCAATGGACTGAGCTCCCAGTTTTTGCGAGGCTCTACAGCACACTATCCACCCCTTCCTCACTCTGTCACTGCCTCCTCCTCGGGATCTCCACTGTATGACGCTGGCACACCAACAGACATTTCTGACAGTCAGTATGATACCTCTGCACATAATAGGCTGGCATCCACATGGACTCCTGTCACACCACCTTCCATGTAA